A genome region from Conger conger chromosome 16, fConCon1.1, whole genome shotgun sequence includes the following:
- the LOC133114016 gene encoding GTPase IMAP family member 9-like → MYWEAQLERKARELEARHKTELEEKDRKIRELEGRTDDTLLVEGKDQSRLRIVLVGKTKNGKSATGNTILQKEEFQSESSSTSVTTCCQKREGEVAGRRVAVVDTPGLFDTEVSNEVVQQEIAKCVSYLAPGPHVFLLVLQIGRITKEEKDTLQLIQSTFGTMAEMFTIVLFTRGDDLNKPIESFIEKGGATLQNLIHDCGHRFHVFNNKEKSNFTQVSELLDKIDMMVQKNGGGCYTNEMFQEAEMTIRKECERILREREGEMQRGREKLQAKHEEEVKGMKRRMEEQRLKEEEERIHREQELKEKEEHLRKELQDWKKREQEEKERREEEEKKKKEMQELKWKKKINQIEGEKMKLKRGLEKKERR, encoded by the exons ATGTACTGGGAGGCACAGCTGGAGAGGAAGGCTCGAGAGCTGGAGGCCAGGCACAAGactgagctggaggagaaggacCGGAAAATAAGAGAATTAGAAGGACGCACTGATGATACATTACTGG tTGAGGGTAAAGATCAGAGCCGTCTGAGGATTGTGCTCGTGGGGAAGACAAAAAATGGGAAAAGTGCCACAGGAAACACCATACTGCAGAAGGAGGAGTTCCAGTCTGAGTCCAGTTCAACATCAGTGACTACCTGCTGTCAGAAAAGAGAAGGGGAAGTAGCTGGCAGGCGTGTTGCTGTAGTTGACACACCAGGTCTCTTTGACACAGAAGTGTCTAATGAGGTGGTCCAGCAGGAAATAGCCAAATGCGTCTCCTATTTGGCCCCAGGACCTCATGTGTTTCTCCTGGTGCTACAGATCGGGAGAATCacaaaggaggagaaggacacaTTGCAGCTCATTCAGAGTACCTTTGGTACAATGGCTGAAATGTTCACCATAGTCTTGTTCACAAGAGGGGATGATCTTAATAAACCAATTGAAAGTTTCATTGAAAAAGGTGGTGCTACACTCCAGAATCTGATTCATGACTGTGGACACAGGTTTCATGTCTTCAATAATAAAGAGAAGAGCAACTTCACCCAAGTGTCTGAGCTGCTGGATAAGATAGACATGATGGTGCAGAAGAATGGAGGAGGCTGCTACACCAATGAGATGTTCCAGGAGGCAGAAATGACCATAAGGAAAGAATGTGAGagaatactgagagagagagagggagagatgcagagagggagagagaagctgCAGGCAAAACATGAAGAGGAGGTGAAAGGGATGAAGAGAAGGATGGAAGAACAGAGACttaaagaagaggaagaaagaatCCATCGTGAACAAgagctgaaagaaaaagaagaacatttaaGGAAAGAGCTACAAGACTGGAAGaaaagagagcaggaggaaaaagaaagacgagaagaggaagagaaaaagaagaaggaaaTGCAAGAATTAAAgtggaagaaaaaaattaatcagatagagggagagaaaatgaaacTCAAGAGAGGacttgaaaagaaagaaagaagatga
- the LOC133113883 gene encoding GTPase IMAP family member 7-like: MDSIYKVIQMCSGRCLKLNTDRIDFTQAAELMKKIEQMVEENRGGFIRCKIFQEPKSALGGMEGSLMRTQQKMEKKQKPQLTRKPQKMEDQSSDCVRIVLVGKTGSGKSATGNTILQKEEFLSRSSMTSVTACCEKRVGKVAGRRVAVVDTPGLFDTEVSNEVVQQEIAKCISYSAPGPHVFLIVLAIGRITQEEKETVQIIKNTFGNAVERFTIVVFTRGDDLKDESIESYIQRGDATIQNLIQDCGNRFHVFNNNAVTNITQVSELLDKIDMMVQKNGGGCYTNEMFQEAEFAIKKQCERILREKEQLQEKHEEEMKEMTRKMQEQQQKVEKHETCERKMLARLQEELKREQEEEIQKRKKEDQARRERAEKEKQEMTENYERRMNELTMKYDDARKKAEEFNEFKKKYVEECKLKPEKHCALL; the protein is encoded by the exons ATGGATTCTATTTATAAAGTTATCCAAATGTGCAGTGGAAGGTGTCTCAAATTGAACACAGACAGGATTGACTTCACCCAGGCTGCTGAACTAATGAAGAAAATAGAGCAGATGGTGGAGGAGAATAGAGGAGGTTTCATCAGATGTAAGATATTCCAGGAGCCAAAATCTGCACTTGGAGGGATGGAGGGCTCACTGATGAGGACTCAACAGAAGatggagaagaagcagaagccACAGCTGACAAGAAAACCACAGAAAATGGaag ATCAGAGCTCTGACTGTGTGAGGATTGTGCTCGTGGGGAAGACAGGAAGTGGGAAAAGTGCCACAGGAAACACCATACTGCAGAAGGAGGAGTTCCTGTCTCGGTCCAGTATGACATCAGTGACTGCCTGCTGTGAGAAAAGAGTAGGGAAAGTTGCTGGCAGGCGTGTTGCTGTAGTTGACACACCGGGTCTCTTTGACACAGAAGTATCTAATGAGGTGGTCCAGCAGGAAATAGCCAAATGCATCTCCTATTCGGCCCCAGGACCTCATGTGTTTCTCATAGTGCTAGCAATTGGGAGAATCACACaggaagagaaggagacagTGCAGATCATTAAGAATACCTTTGGTAATGCGGTTGAAAGGTTTACCATAGTTGTGTTCACAAGAGGGGATGATCTTAAAGATGAATCCATTGAAAGTTACATTCAAAGAGGTGACGCTACAATCCAAAATCTGATTCAAGACTGTGGAAATAGGTTTCATGTCTTCAATAATAATGCCGTGACCAACATCACCCAAGTCTCTGAGCTGCTGGATAAGATAGACATGATGGTGCAGAAGAACGGAGGAGGCTGCTACACCAATGAGATGTTCCAGGAGGCAGAATTTGCCATAAAGAAACAATGTGAGAGaatactgagagagaaagagcagctgCAGGAAAAACATGAAGAGGAGATGAAAGAGATGACAAGAAAGATGCAAGAGCAGCAACAAAAAGTagagaaacatgaaacatgcGAGAGAAAAATGCTGGCCAGGCTGCAGGAGGAATTGAAGAGGGAGCAAGAAGAAGAGATCcagaagagaaagaaggaagatcAGGCCAGGAGGGAAagagcagaaaaagaaaaacaagaaatgacagaaaactATGAAAgacgaatgaatgaattgacCATGAAATATGATGATGCTCGAAAAAAAGCAGAGGAATTTAATgagtttaaaaagaaatatgtgGAAGAGTGTAAACTGAAACCTGAGAAACACTGTGCTCTCTTGTGA